The stretch of DNA GCCTTCACCGTCGTCTTTCATATACCTTTAACTAAGAGGATGGTATTATTTGAAAAAAGGGAAATGAGAACGAAGCTTTACTGACCTTCCGGTCCATTATTGTGCCAGTACAAGGTAATGAGCAAAACGCGAGATGGACTTTAGCATGCCTAAATCCGAGATGTATTTGTCAGACCACTGTGTCAGTTTTGCCAGTGTAAAAATGGTGAGTTTCAAAGGGGGAGAGGTAAGAGCCATTTCAGACTCCTTGGGTAATCTAGAGAGACCTTTAAAGCAAGAATGACAAGTTCCCTGAGACTGCCTCAGATTTTACGCGCCCCCCTGGCAGAGTGTATATTTTGCTACTTGATGAATCCTGAGAACTCAGAAAACTGATGACCTTCGATGACCTTGAAGTGCACATTTGTCGTTGACAGTGAGTGTACAGAACCATTCAACGGAATCAACAGGGCTACAAACGGACATTGAAATGTCTGGCACGTACTACTAAACAGTGGACATTGACTCACTGGCAACCTGAACAGTTAGAGCTAGTGAGATATTGAAGCCTGAAAAAACTCCTTCCAATTGCATTCCAAGGAGTGAAGTGTGAAGAACTGTGTATTTTCGACGTCTATGCCGCTCCTTTGTGGTGGACGTACAAGCCAAGTGGCAAGAGCAAGAATTTCTGATGATCGAGATGAGCCGACGCGATACCGCCTGCCCTGAACTCATCACGTGGATAGGCCAGACTTTAGGACACGCTGCACACCCGCGTCGTTGCCCCTATTCCAGCTAGATGCAAACTGACAAACGTGATATAGTCTCGGACGAAAGGTCCTAAGGCCCACAGAAATTCCGCAAATATTTGCGTCGAAAGTCCGTCCAGCAGGATAATGCTGCATCGATGTTGGCAAAAATACAACAATGTACAAACAATGTACGGTGTGCCAGGATTAAGAGTATCAACCAGGAATAAATCTAGTTTCTCTGACGTTACCTATTCGTTGTGAGACTTTCGGAACTTGTTGGAGTCGATCATTCACAGCAGGTACGGAAACCAGCCAGCTTACACTTGATCAGATAACAAGATCTAGTACTATCAAGAGGAAATTACCTTCAAGACCGGCAAACATGTCTCACGGTATGCAGAATAAAATCGTTTCAGAGTTCCTTTCTCCTTCAAAGTTGCTTTGCCTTGGGCGTCCGGTAAGAAATGCACCAATCTACTTGAAGACTAAACAGTAGGTTTTCCCTCAGTGAACCTCCCGTGTAATTGAAGGGTGCAAGGTGACACTCAATTACCTCAGCTACTACAACCCCTTCGGCAAACCTCTGGGTGTACCCGTACAGGTATTCAATGTCAACACTGTCATTTAAATCTCCAACCTTTGGCAACATATTATTCACTGCTCCGAAGACAATGAACCAGGCTTCGACCTGTGATGCAAACGGCCCGGGAAAATGACTACAAGCTACACCCTTCGAGTCCTCCTCAGGCCTCAATGCtctatttatttatttcaaCTCGGAGCTGTTTCTTGAGAGAAGAATGTTATACTTTTGAGACTTATCGCTGTTCTTACGGTAGTAATTAACTTGTGTTTCAACTTTCATATTCTATTGAGATACAGAGAAATGTAGTGCATTTCTGAAAGGAAAATTGAAGTGCGTTTTTGTACAAATGAGCAACGGTGGTATACCATGGCTATACTAATTCTTCCACTTTCCCTAAAACCTCTGTTGACCGCAGATCCACCGGTATTTCCAACTGATTAACAAATGCTGCAACCCTCCGTACGGGTGCATCATCGATATACCACGCCATCAACGCTTCCCGGAGCTTCTGGTTTATATCACCCCTTCTCATTCGCTTCCTAAATGTATCTTTGAGCCTGTTTGATTTTGCGTTTGCCAAACTTGGAATATATCCTTCCTTTTTCAGCCGTGACATAGCATCTGTCAACTCGCCTTCTTGGAGAGTGAAGATGGCGTCTATTCGGTCCCATGTCTTTTCGATTTTATTTAACCAAGGTGCACCACCATAATCATCTGCAATCTTTTCAAGTGAGTTGAGAAAGTTCTCCCTGTGCTTGGCCATAGTGTTAGCAATGTCGTCAGTCTTGAAATGATGGATCTGTAGTCGGTGTTTACTGTAGATTTCTAGGATCTGAGAGTTTGATGGCGGCATTCGTGGGGAAGAGGAGGGTTTGCCTTTCCATCCTTCGGCGAGTTCGAAATAACTTTCAAATTTGATTTTTATTCGCTTTGGGTATCTATCGTTTGGAGATGTCCAAAACTTTACAACAAAGCCCTCTTCATTGTCGTGGTTGAGCTTGCTGAGATGGCTGGGTGCGACTGTGTCAGCAACATGTCTTTTTGGtcttgaaaaagaaagagcTGTCCAATCAAAATTATGAGGCGGCTCCTTCCCGTCCTTTGCAACGATGGATAGCAGAACAAGATCTTCCTTGGTGTAGACGACTTTGATGGGCATCTTTGGATCGACGAGTTCAAAGACGTATGTACTTTCTTTGTCTAGCCTTTTGAGAGCCCCGGGGTAGCGCGTATCGAGGATGCGCTGAGCTGATTCCGCATGCGGGCTTTGGAAGGACGTACGGCTAACAAACATCCATTTCCCGCCATACCAGAAAAGGCTGATCAAACTCCCATCCACCTTCTCCTCAATGGCAAAAGCATGCTCATTCCCCGTCGGTTTGTACGCGAATTTCTCGTTGTAGTTGAAGAACTTTGGTAAGCTCCTCGATACAACTGTGCCTGTCTGCTTCTCCGTGATAAGTGTCCTGGCAGCCAGAGTAAGGTCATCCCACTCCTTGAGTAGATAGG from Psilocybe cubensis strain MGC-MH-2018 chromosome 7, whole genome shotgun sequence encodes:
- a CDS encoding Putative bifunctional polynucleotide kinase/RNA ligase, whose product is MEPDDISPLRSLAIDPATYLLKEWDDLTLAARTLITEKQTGTVVSRSLPKFFNYNEKFAYKPTGNEHAFAIEEKVDGSLISLFWYGGKWMFVSRTSFQSPHAESAQRILDTRYPGALKRLDKESTYVFELVDPKMPIKVVYTKEDLVLLSIVAKDGKEPPHNFDWTALSFSRPKRHVADTVAPSHLSKLNHDNEEGFVVKFWTSPNDRYPKRIKIKFESYFELAEGWKGKPSSSPRMPPSNSQILEIYSKHRLQIHHFKTDDIANTMAKHRENFLNSLEKIADDYGGAPWLNKIEKTWDRIDAIFTLQEGELTDAMSRLKKEGYIPSLANAKSNRLKDTFRKRMRRGDINQKLREALMAWYIDDAPVRRVAAFVNQLEIPVDLRSTEVLGKVEELV